The genomic stretch TTTCCACGATACGATCGCAGCCATCGCAACAGCACGCGGCGAAGCCGGCATCGGCATCGTCCGAGTGAGTGGGGACCTTGCCCTACCGATTGCTGCTGAATTGTTCCGATCACCGCGCGGTGTGTCTCCTACAGAATTGTCAACGCATACACTCACTTATGGACATGTTATAGATACGAACGCGTCCGATGAGGTCATCGACGAAGTGTTACTCGGTGTCATGCACGCACCGAACACATATACCGGTGAAGACAGCGTCGAATTTAACTGCCACGGCGGAATCGTGACGCTCACGGCAGTGTTGGACCTGGTGGTGAAGAGCGGGGCACGAGTCGCTGAACCCGGTGAATTTACAAAACGTGCTTTCCTCAATGGAAGACTGGATTTAGCACAAGCGGAAGCCGTCGCCGAACTTATCGCCTCAAAAACGGATCTCAGCCGAAAGATCGCTATAGACGCACTCGCTGGAAAACTCTCTGATACTGTAAATTCTCTCAGCGACCAACTCGCTGACTTGCTCGCAGAAATTGAAGCTTCCATCGACTTCCCCGAGGAAGATTTGGATTTCATGAAGGTGGAAACGCAACTTGGAGCGGCGCGTGCTGTTCAAAACGACTTAACGGCACTGCTCAACACCGCCGACGATGGTAGAATTATCACCGAAGGAGTCAATGTCGCTATACTCGGGAAACCGAACGTCGGGAAATCAAGTCTGCTCAATGCGCTCGTTGGTGCGACACGCGCAATCGTTACAGATATACCCGGCACAACACGCGATACAATTGAGGAAACGATTAATGTCAACGGCATCCCCTTGAAACTTATTGATACTGCTGGGATTCGACAGACAGATGATATTGTAGAGCAACAAGGTGTTGAGCGAAGCAAAGCGGTGATTGACAGGGCGGAGTTATTACTGTTGATGTTTGATGCTTCGCAACCGCTGAACGCCGCAGATCTGGAACTCTTGCAAACAGCGCAATCAGCCAAGGCAATTCTTATTCTCAACAAGGTGGATCTACGAGTTGTGACACCGCCAACGACATTGCTTGTGCACTGTCCTAAAAAACGGATTGTCGAGACAGCGATTCCTGATGGCAAAGGGCTTGATGCCCTAAAGTCTACAATCTCTGAGGAATTGCTTGGAGGTGAATTAGTCGTCGGTGAATCGCCGATTGTAACAAACGCTCGCCACCAGGAAGCGCTCCGACGCGCGAACGAGGGACTCAATTATGCGATAGAGAGTCTCGAAAATGGTATGCCTCCTGATCTTGTCGCTGTCGATCTGCGGATCGGTTTGGATGGTCTCGGAGACATCGTCGGTAAGACGACAACTGAAGATATTTTGGATAGAATCTTCTCTCAGTTCTGCGTCGGAAAGTAAACAAAATTAGAACTTTTATCGTAATTAGGTGTGTCTATTTCCTACGGACGAGCAGAAAGTATTGATTCTGGATACAACATCACAAAGGAGAGGATCATGTTAGGAGCAAAACAACAGTGGTGTCCTCGCTGCAAAAGGCACGTTCAAACTGAACAGAAGCAATCCTACATTGGCAGGCAGAAAGAGCTCGTCAGAATAATTATTACCTGTTTCAAGTGTCGAACAACGCTGACGAGCAAAACAACCAGCGCAGCTGCACTTGAGCAAAGCGAAGAAGAGACCCCAACGCAACAGTAGCGCAAACACCTTATAGGACTTACGCACTTCCCCGGCAGGGTCATTCAGTTCTCGGTTTTTTGTCCAAAGAAACCCCCTAAATCCCCCTTATCAGGGGACTTTCGACCTTCCTTGCGGAAAACTAAATAGCCCTGGCTTCCCCGGTAGGTGCGGTTTCCTAACCGCACCGATTGCGCTATAATAGACTGAATTCTTTGATTTTGCGTAAGTCCTGCCTCATTTATCATACTCTTCATTTTCAAAACTCCAGTCTTTAGGCTGGAGATGTAGAAAATGTCAAAATTAAGTTGACTGAAATTTGTTTGTGTGATACGATTTAAGTGCATTGCTGGTAGAGAATTCCATCTGCTCTGCACAGGGCAGTCTCTACCACCAACCGAATGGAATCGGGTAGCTAAAGATACCGTATTCAGAACAATTGGAACAATTAAATGTTTCCTCAGCATCTGTATGGGGTGAGTGTTTAAGCTTAAAAACTCTTGGGACTATGCTCATGGTTACAGGACGGGTGGCAGGCTTGACTATGAGTGCGAGTTGTGGATGGATAAGCGGTTGAGTAAATCACAACCTCTGCATTCACAGAGTATACAACATGTGCGTTGGCGGTTTTTCAAGAATCGTAAAGCATTCCGTGAACTTCGTAAAAACGGTGATAAAAGAGCAAAACCACCATATAGAGATAAAGCGTTCCAGACTACAACTTGGAAAAAACAAGCTATTAGATTTAGAAACGATCTTTTTGGTAAAAAGTTAAGTCTCTCTAATGGTAGAGGTAACAAGCCTTTAGTGGTTAGTCTTCCAAAAGAGTTTGATATAAAATACGCTGAATCACATATAGCACTTGTTGAGTTGGTTTACGATAAGGGTCAGTATTGCCTACATTTTAATCGGAAGGTATTGCAGGAGTTGATATAGGCGAGATACATCCTATAGTGAGTCATGATGGTGTGATTACTAACATCTTTAATGGGCGGTATATTAGAAGTCTATACCGGTTGAGGAATAAGGTGATCGCGTCATTTGGCAAGAAAATAGATAGGTGTGAACGTCATTCTCAACGCTGGTGGCATCTGGTGAAACGCAAATGGAAACGCATCAAAAAGATTGATAACCAGATAATGGACGGCTTACACAAACACACTACAAAGTTTGTAAAGTTGTGTGAATCGCGTAGTATTGGCACCATTGTGCTTGGCGATTTAACTGGCGTTCGTGAAAATATCAACTATGGCAAGCGTGCGAATCAAAAGTTACACCAGTGGGCATTTGGTAAAATCACACAACTCATCACCTACAAAGCCAGGACTTTAGGTATCAAAGTGGAAGTGATTGATGAGTCTTACACTTCGCAGACTTGTCCGCATTGTGGCAATAGAAAGAAGCCTACGAATCGTAACTACACCTGTAAATGTGGTTTTACATATCATCGCGATGGTGTAGGCGCAATCAATATAAGACAAAAGTATCTTGGATACTTAGGTGTCCCAGTAGCGGCGACTATGGCATCGCCCGTCGGTATTCGCTTAGAAGTCCGATGTTGCTCCGCTTGAGCGGAGA from Candidatus Poribacteria bacterium encodes the following:
- the mnmE gene encoding tRNA uridine-5-carboxymethylaminomethyl(34) synthesis GTPase MnmE — encoded protein: FHDTIAAIATARGEAGIGIVRVSGDLALPIAAELFRSPRGVSPTELSTHTLTYGHVIDTNASDEVIDEVLLGVMHAPNTYTGEDSVEFNCHGGIVTLTAVLDLVVKSGARVAEPGEFTKRAFLNGRLDLAQAEAVAELIASKTDLSRKIAIDALAGKLSDTVNSLSDQLADLLAEIEASIDFPEEDLDFMKVETQLGAARAVQNDLTALLNTADDGRIITEGVNVAILGKPNVGKSSLLNALVGATRAIVTDIPGTTRDTIEETINVNGIPLKLIDTAGIRQTDDIVEQQGVERSKAVIDRAELLLLMFDASQPLNAADLELLQTAQSAKAILILNKVDLRVVTPPTTLLVHCPKKRIVETAIPDGKGLDALKSTISEELLGGELVVGESPIVTNARHQEALRRANEGLNYAIESLENGMPPDLVAVDLRIGLDGLGDIVGKTTTEDILDRIFSQFCVGK
- a CDS encoding transposase; translated protein: MKRKWKRIKKIDNQIMDGLHKHTTKFVKLCESRSIGTIVLGDLTGVRENINYGKRANQKLHQWAFGKITQLITYKARTLGIKVEVIDESYTSQTCPHCGNRKKPTNRNYTCKCGFTYHRDGVGAINIRQKYLGYLGVPVAATMASPVGIRLEVRCCSA